In Tachyglossus aculeatus isolate mTacAcu1 chromosome X4, mTacAcu1.pri, whole genome shotgun sequence, the DNA window ctcacaagtctaggaaggagaacaggttttgaatccccagttcacagaacctgaggcacagagagctgaagttacttgcccacgatcaccgaGCAGgcagtgttagagctgggattagaatctaggtcctctgatttccaggagtTGGGGTGAGTCCAAActaaggttagcactggagaggCCTTGGATGAACAAAATACTGTGaaattttgcaaaaaaaaaaaatatcattacAAGAGGGTTAGACTATGGACAGCATGCCCAAACCTGCTTTCCTTGTGACTAGCCCAGCTCATCCATGTGAAGCTGTTACAGAAGCAAGGAGACCTGTTCATGGGGCTCTTTGAGTGGCAGGTAGTGGGATGGGGCAAGATCCAGGATGGAGATAGATGATATTAGGGGAAGgcaatggggttttttttttcagttttttaaatgatatttgttaagcacttgctatgttccactcactgtaccaagtgctggaatagatacaagctaattggtttgaacacagtccctgtcccacatgtggctcaaagtcttaatcctcattttacagatgagggaactgaggtacatagaagataagtgacttgccccaggtcacacaacagataaatggtagagctgggattagaacccaggtcttctggctcccaggtctgtgttctttccattaggccaagctgcttctcagtgtgttgCCATAAAGCCAGATTCGTAAGTGCCATGGGCCCATCTCGGTTTAGTCCTTCTGTGAAGGAATGTTTTGACCCGCTGTGAGcccagggaaaggagaacagtggaaggaagaagtaaatggaggggagaaggaattccCTTTTCCAGGCTTCTCTTACAACAGTGTCCATGCATTGAAAGGAGTGTGTCACAGATGCCCAAACTTTGCGCTGAATGGTCCTTGTCTTACAGACCTATTATTGGTGTGAATAGGGGTTTAGGTCAGTGCCAGAGTGCCCTAATCAAGGGGAGACAAGAACAGGGGTTTCTCTCTATGATCGAGTTGGGGTTGGGGATGAGCTACATTCTGAAGGTCTGCTCCTGGCTTCCAGGATGCCTGCCAGCTCCCTtttcagggagagaggagagacaaccTAATGCTTTCCTGGGCCCGGTAGGGTTTCTTGGGAATAGTGTGAGCAGGGGCTGAAGCTATTCCAGGACAGCAATCTGAGCCACTTATAAGGGAGCATGCTTCTGCTCATTCCTCCCACCCAACATCCTCAAAGCTTATGCCAGTAAAAAGAGGGAGAAGCTAGAGTTATCCCCCTTAAAACTGATGCAGTAAACCTTGCTGACATTACTAGCTGTTTGAGACTAACTCTAGGATGGCCTTGTGGGGGGAGGGAAATACCAGATTCTCCCCTAAGCTAACCGCTACGTGGGTGAATGCCTATGGTATGGAATGCATGTTCCCAAGAAGCAATCCCATAGCTTATTGGAATGCCATTTCCTGGACCCTGAATGGCAAATATGGGcctgttaaaaaaataaatcttatCATGATCTTTTATCTCTTCGTTTTCCCCAATACTAAAGCACTCCAACTTGCATCGGGGGCTAGGGAAGCACTAAGCAACAACAAATCCATGCTCCCTACTCCCAGAGCCCACATAACTCTCTGAAAGGTAAGGTAGCTATTTTGGCCAAAGAATTAACCCTTTTAAATCATTTGATGACCATTTAGTGTCCTGTAACACCAGTTCCTATGTTAGAAAATGGTGGTTATAATGCAGTGAGCATCAGGGAGTTGGCTTTTGTTTGCTGTTGCAGGTATGATAGACCCAAATAATAATGCTGTTATCACCTGTTACCCAGCTATGCCTTTTATACATTACTCGCCCTTCCTCTGTCCCCACTCTTCCTGTCCTCCGCCTCCTAAATTTCCTGTCATGCAAAAGTGGAGGTTTAAAGGAAGGCCAAGAAAGTGAGAggggtggatgaataaatgaagatcatttttttcctccaaaaaaaacaaaaaggcttAAACAGATGAAAGGTGGTAACATGATGATTTACATTGGGCCTACCTGGGACTATAAGTAAAAGACAATGCCCAGCTGTCAAGCAACCAGTAAACCGGCGGTCTCCTTCTGGTCTGAAAAAATTAATGGGCTTTATTACTAAGAAATAATCTAGGTCCTGAGTCTTATTGTAACTCTTTGAGCCTAAAAATTAAGAATACTATCCCACACTTCCTTTTCTGATTGGGCCAAAGAAGATGTCTTATGCCCCTGAAACAAAAAGCAGGACGgtaagttctctctctctcccttgggcTGAAATGCTACACCAGCATGAAGGTTACGTTGAATCATACTGGAAAGCACTCTTAGCCACAGTGTTACCTTGCTTTACCTTCTTTCTCACATTGTAGACCATGTCTATCAGGAGAGCAGAGGCATCCTTTAAACCGATCACATGTTTCTCCACGGGTGCACTCACACTTTAGTTTACAGTCTGGCCCATAAAAACCATGTTGGCAGGCTGCAAATACAGAAGGAAAGTGTTAGCTGGAGAAAGCTGGCACCCCCAGTTTGGCTCCAGGGATTTCCCCCTgcccattccctcccttccccaatccCATCCTCGACCTCTTTCCAAAGTCTGTCAGAGccttgatcaatcgatcaatcggtggtatttattgaacacttactgtgtgtagagcactgtactaagcacttgggagagtgcaatacagttagtagatccagtccctgccctcgaggagcttattgGACTATACCTTCATCGCACTGCAGTCCTTTCCAACCTGTAGCACAGGAACAGCCAtaagggtctgggagacagaacatGTAAGATTTGCACCCCTCTGATCCGTTGCACTTTTCTCTGCAGGTTCTGCCAAATGTGTTGTATCCACAAGCTACGCAAAAAGAAATCAGCTAATTAATAATGTATTTCTTGTTTAAATGAAAAGACTCAAAGCCATGAGGGAAGCTAAATGTAGGTGAACCCATCTTTATGAAGTAGGcaggaggaccagagaaatggCCTCAACATCATACTCCAGGGCTCTCCTGTCCTAGCCATCACAGTTTCCATTGAGTTGATTGCTTACCAAGATTCAGAAATTCCTTGAACTCCAGCATATCTGTGCTATCTTTGGTAACATCTGGGATTGCTCAAGGGCCACTGGACTCGGCCTTGGGTTACCCTATGGTATCCATAGCCACTTCAGGATAGCCCTTCTCAGGctgaatttatcaatcaatcaaatttactgagcacttactgcgtgcaaagcactgtactaagctcttgggagagtacactataacagagtcggaatgcgtattccctgcccaagaggagcttagaatctagagagcTTACCCAGATTTTGGGAACAGCGTATAGTTGGGTAGTTCTGAGCCTCTGAAGGGGCAAGGAAATGGGTTGATCAACCTGAAACCTGAGGAGCCTCTAATTCTGTTAGTATCTTAACTCCTTGGGGGGCGTGAGGGGGGTGTCCGTGGGTCTAGAAGGGAGTGATACCTTGTGATACCCTCAAACATCAGGGGAGCATGCTGAATATGGCCCCCAGGGATCTGcctctagtagtagtattagtagcattaagcacttgctgtgcagagcactgtgctaagtgctggaaaaaactGCTTGGGTGGAGATTAAACAtgacccctggccctcaaggggctcagaaGCTAAGACTCTGAGATTTCTTTGGCTTCCTGGGGCTGCAGGCTGCTATGTCAAAAGCTTCAGGCAGAGAGAATTACTCGTACATATGAAAAATCTTATATTATCACCCTACTAaacatgaagaaattgaggcacaaagaggttaatttACTTTAAAAACCCATTGTGACTTGAGCAGGGTAGCTTGCACCAGTTTATCAGTATGTTTTTCTTGGCCCGCAATGATCCTGCTTACTTCTAAACTCTGAGACTCCTAAAATCAACATGTGAAACACCAGATTAAAAACATAAAGCCCCCTTTTAACTTACCCTTCTCACATGTTTTCCCCATGAATCCAGGAGGGCAAATGCATTCTCCAGTATCTTCATGACAGATGCCATTATTCACacaagaggtacagtgagagttgCATTCAGGTCCCCACTTGTGGGCTTCACACCCTATGATACAAGCACATAGAGACTGGGTCCATCTCTGACTCCTGAtcatttcccatttctgttgagcATGGTGCTTCATTTTGGAAACTGCAAGGGCATTCACAAGATTCCAGTTCACAAGGaggaattatttatcatcatcatcatcaatggtatttgctgatgatgataaataccaccgTTGATGAAAAAGGATTTATGTAGTGCCTTTTATCCTGACTCCCGCAGCTTAGTTTTCATATTCCTCTAAAACCACTCTTGTTGACGGAGGTAGCTTTCAGGCATTATGGTCTCGATTTCTCAGGTAGGAAATTTGGGGCAAAATCAATAAAATGGCCAGTCAAGAGTCTACAGGAAACTCTCAGGGAAATAATCAGTTAGCTAAAGAATTCAAATTTCCTGAGGTGTTGAAAGTTGGGGGACTAGCATGAACAAAGGAACAGAGATAGGAGAGTCAAGAGAAATGTACAATTAAAAGATAGAATGAGCGCAATGATGAGAGTgattaactgcttaataaatatcatcactaaCTCCATGGCTGTTTCAAAGACTGTCTAAGCTTCTGTTGAGTTGCAAGAGTTTGCCAGAGAGCTGAAAATATAGTCTACCTTCAGATTCCAGATCCTTTTTTTTTGTACTTGTAAATCACTGTATAGAATTAGTTGAAcaagatatttattcattcattcattcaaacgtatttgttgagcgcttactgtgtgcagagcactgtattaagcgcttgggaagtacaagttggcaacatatagagatggtccctacccaacagtgggctcacaatctagaagggggagacagagaacaaaacatattaacaaaataaaatgaatagaataaatatgtaaaagtaaaacaaatagagtaataaatacgtacaaacatatatacatatgtacaggtgctatggggaggggaaggaggtaaggcgggggaggaggggaagaggaaggagggggatcagtctgggaaggcttcctggaggaggtgagctctcagtagggctttgaagggaggaagagagctagcttggcggatgtgcagagggagggcattccaggccagagggatgacgtgggccgggggtcgacagcgggacaggcgaaaacgaggcccagtgaggagattagcggcagaggagcggagggtctaGGCTGGGAGTGAATAATGAGTTTAATCCCCAGACCACATCCTTTAATGTTCTTGTGGGAGCCCACCCAGTGCCATCGATCAAATGTTCTCTCAGTAAACTTAAACATATTTCACCCATCTCTGTGATGTTGGGGTGCCAGATCCGGGTCAAACATTTTACTTTTGGAGGCACCATGTTGTAAGCATCAGGGACTTCAGTTTCAAACTGAAATTTTCCACCTTGGTAGTAACCCTCATCTGGGGTTACGGTAAGCTGAAAGTAATGGAGCTTGTTCGGGTCGGGAAAGTTCACTTTACACGTACAAGGCAaattgcctatctccccctccagactgtaagcaagctcactgtgggcagggaatgtgtctaccaactccattgcattgtactctcatgagtgcttagtacaatgctctgagtacagtaagcactcagtaagtaccgatgatgatgatgatgagctataTACCACCTTTGCTCCATTAATGATCGAAGAAAAAGTTAGATGAAGGAGCCTTCAA includes these proteins:
- the LOC119948170 gene encoding NEDD8-conjugating enzyme UBE2F-like; amino-acid sequence: MEQSLEGEIGNLPCTCKVNFPDPNKLHYFQLTVTPDEGYYQGGKFQFETEVPDAYNMVPPKVKCLTRIWHPNITEMGEICLSLLREHLIDGTGWAPTRTLKDVVWGLNSLFTPSLDPPLLCR